The DNA sequence CTACTCTTTAATTAGGCTATGATAGTAGGCATGTATTCTCATAGCCACTTGTTAAACCCTATCACTACTAACTCTTAAGATCTTTTTAGTAGAAGCGCATGGTGCATTGATTCATTAGCCTCATCATGAGGTTGAACATCCCTCCTTCCTCCTCTCCAACCTACACCTCCTCCGCCAAATTGATTATGAATTTACAAGTGATATTTGAGTAggttttgtttatatataaaaatagaagtaAAATTCCCAATTTTTGCTATTAAATTCTTGAATCATCGAATGTAGAAATTTGGATCTTCTCTTCTCTATCTTCCAttttaaaggaattttttttttctcgaaaAATACAAGGAGAGCATGTCTAGAACGCAATAGAATAGGGATGGTTACCTCCCATTACAACCAACAAAAATGGGAAGTCTATTGGCGAAATTGAGAACAAGTAAAAAGAGGATATGATTGGTAATGAGAATAGGTGAGGCTAATGCCAAAGACTATTTACTGTTTTTTTCAATGGCATcaccaaaaacaatatttcCAATCTTCAAACTTAGCATACAAAactaatgattttcttttttttgctttatatttggatttttatCATGCTACATATggttatcattttcctttttgtatgtGTTTGTATTCCTTTAATACTCATATATTTATGTTGATTATTGTATTAAATTTCTTATAGTACTATATATATGATGATTTATGGTTGAAACTTATAAACCATATGTATTGGTGtgttcatatatttatttataagaaatcaGTTTCATATATACTAGACATAGATAACCCTGATGGGTAGCTCAGTTGGTCCGGTATTGGGTTTGCTCCCCAATGGTCACCAGTTCGAGTCCCCTCAAGGCCATTGGAGGCTTACCTGGTCGTTAATTTCAAGGCCCTATGGGATTAGTAAAGGTGTGCGTAAGCTGGCCCGGATATCCacggaatatatatatatatatatacactagacatagataagaaaatataatgttgcatttcatattaTAGATTTATATCATTGAAACCCTTGtttgctttaatttaataatgaacTAAAAAGTCTATTAACATTTTATGAACTTGTATCAAATTAAACCATTTTCCATCTTGATTGAAGCATAGGATCTCATTAACCATCAAGTTATTCTCACTTGCATGCACTTCTTTAATGGGCTACTTATagattcaaatttaattttcattacatgtGTATTAACTAAACATAAATTTTCTCTatcgttttatttttttaatgtatacaGGTAAAAGATTTCTAGCTCAACTGTTGATATGCAACCACCGGGAATACTTTTGGCTTGTTCTTCTTTTTacttgtaatattaattttgataGGGAATTTAGATATCTCGTTTTTTGGTACATATATACTTGTTTTTATGTTGGGGTTGGAAAATATGTTTgttgtaaatattttgatatattaacAAATTcatgtattaattaattttgtaaacattAGTTCTTTATCAAGATATTATTAGCAAGTTTGTTCAATTTCTTTTGGAAGATATAGTTATTAATATTGAATTAAATTCTAAATGGGTGAATAATTGTTATGTGCTTTATAACAAaccatttgaaaaattatatataataggTACAAAATATACTATATCAACAAGGGGttaaatttgtaatattattatCCACATAAGATGACACTTTTAGTGTATTTAAGGTATGACTAAAATTAAACCTTTTAAACATATTTAGGTATAtgtgtttaacaaaatttttactctttatttttcattcaatgtCTACATTTTGAAtagacattaaaaataattctttttccCATATGGTAAAAAGGGATTTGAACGCCTCTAACAATGATATATTGTAGTAAAATTAAAGTTTCATTAGTTGGTATTTTATGCTTTTGAAAGTTCAATTAAAGTAAGCAAGcttctaaaattataatttagacTACGTACTCAAATTGTAGTTCTCAACATatcataaaatatcataaaatttggcTTGAAATAGTCTTAGTCatgttataaaatttcaaattccaatTGGATGCATCAAATATGTacaatatatttgataaaactaatattatttaaGTAATTGAACGtgaacactttttttttttatatacaaaatactcgattatcaaaattttaaaatagtattaaaatgACTTTgtgttttataaattatatatatatgtattgaaTTTGATAGTCAAGTCAAGTCATAAACTTTATATCGTCTTAAAGTCAAGTCAATTGAATTTAATAGTCTCACAACTTCATATTTACTCCTAAACTTTATATCACCTTAAAGTCAAGTCAATTACAATTATTTCTATCTAGCCTTCTTCATCACGAGAACTTTACAAGATAGTGATTGATTGAAAGAATCTACATGCCCTTTTTGATAGGatagttgtttttttatcttattcaaAGAATCTTACTTTTATGTTTCAAATCCTTTATGCCTTGTGGTCTTATAATGCCCTATTTTTTGGTATTTCATATTATCAATCATTTTACAAatgagttaatttcattcacatcTTCTCAAGTTTGGTGTAAGTACGCCatcaataatttcaaatttcattaattaacaCTCTCGTAAATGTAATTTgtgtataaaatttaatttttagaaaaattttaggTAAAAATGTTTTAGGATCAAGTACCTCTTAATCATCTTTAAGTGTAATTTATTTCTACAATAGCTTCCATTGACTCAAGACCACATGGTGAGGTGAGTTGTCATGGAAGAGATTTGTATTGATAATTGATATTTGTAAcatcttttaatattaaaagaattaatataCTTAAAAAGATATTCAAGATCAAGAGagtatttgatatgaaattaatttctttattttttatattttaataaattttcacatccattaaaaaaattttattgtttatttttcatttcaataaaaggaaaaaagaaggaattgaaTGCCCCTAACCATGAAATAttgcaataaaattaaattttacacTACAGTTCTCCTTGAGCATATCATAAAATATGGTTTGAAGTAGTCTAAGTcatcttataaattttcaaattccaattagatatttgatataactaatattattttaagtaattgAACACGAACacttttttaaacaaaatactTTATTATCAATGAATACCTACATGTAGAGTATTTACATagtttcataaatattttaaaatatcattaaaatgaccttgcattttataaattaaccaatatatgtatatatatatatatatactctatatgtttatttgaatttaaaagtcCCACAACTTCATAAATACTCATAAACTTTATATCACCTTAAAGTCAAGTCAAGTCAATTACAATTTTTCTAACCTTCTCCATCACGGGAAGGTTataaaatagtaactgattgaAAGAATCTACATGCCTTTTTTGACTGGAGAgtcattttttatcttattaaaaaaatcttgtttttattgttgaaaCTTTCAAATCCTTTATGTCCAGTGGCCCCACAATTCCCTATCAATTGGTATTTTATATTACCAATCATTTTCCAaatgagtttaattttattcacatCCTCTCAAGTTTGGTGTAAGTATGTTTAACcatcaatgatttcaaatttcattaattagcaCTCCCATAGATGTAATTTgtgtataaaatttaattttcaaaagaattgtaggtaaaaatattttaggattaacaattctttaaaaaataaattttacttactaaaaaataatttatatagaTAGAATACATCTACGAGAtctaaataatgaaatttaaaactaatgataGTTTAGTATATTTAAACTAAACCTTAGCGGGTGCGACtaaaataaactcttttaaaaatattttaggtatatatgtataacaaaatttttattttttattttttatttaatgtttgcATTTTGTAATAGACATTAAAAAGGAACTGCTTTTCccttatgttaaaaaataaaatttgagtacctctaaaaacaaaataatgcaGTAAAATTAAAGTTACATTGTAGGACTTTTACCGAGTGTTTTATACTTAAGAGAGGTCAATTAAAATAAGCATGCATCTAAAATGGTAATTTAGATGTCATGCTAAAATAGTAATTCTCCTTCACCTTAGAATTGGTATAGTTggtgtttagtttttaaatgtCAATGGCAGATGACTCCAAAGGTCAGAAAACTCATGACCACGCCAAGGCCCAGTCATGGGGCTAGAGTTTCATTATAACTGGGGCTCAAGCCAAATTGGGCTTGGGCTGGAATTTTATCACACTATTTTTTATTGGGTGGTGGAATGTAGTCCCTAGATTATGGATTCCTGGCCACTGTGGTGGTTCAGGTTGAGTGAGATTCTTGGTAATTTTGAGAGTCGTGTTTGGTTTGAATCTGGTACTCTTCTTTCTACTTGTTTTGGTGAGTTTGGTGGAGAAAGAAACTGAAGATTATGGTTTCTTTACACATTCAACAAACCAACTTACAATATTTAGCtcacttcattttcaatatgtTCCAAAGCTAAAACTCCATTGAGTGTTCAAAGCTTTCAGGCAATGGCTGAGGTAGACAGCTTTCAGAATCTGCTGGCTGCAAGGATGTTACTGAAAACCAGCCTAGAGAAATCAAGAAGTGTAGCTTCTGCCCTGGAGAAAACTGGCCCCAGGTTGGAGGAGATTAAGCAAAGTCTGCCATCATTGGAAGCTGCTCTTCGGGCACAGAAATGCAGTCTTGATGCACTTGGGGGCCATATCAGCCGCGCAGTTGGCCCTGCTACTGCAGTTCTGAAGGTGTTTGATGCCATCCATGGCCTAGAAAAGTCACTTTCATCTGACCCGAGTTCGGACCTCTATGGCTACCTCGTAGTCGTTAAAAGGCTCGAGGAGGCCTTGAGGTTTCTGGCTGAGAATTGTGGATTGGCAATAAGGTGGTTGGAGGATTTGGTTGAGTTCTTGAAAGAAAATGCAGTCATCGATGATCACCGGTACCTCTCCAATGTGACTAAATCTTTGAAGATCCTCAGGGAGTTGCAGGCAAATGAGGAAGGCGCCCGTCTCAATGGAGGGCTTCTCAGTGCTGCATACGACAAGCTGGAAACCGAATACAGACGGCttttgagagaaaatggtgTTCCTCTCCCCATCATTTCCTCAGCATCCTCCATTGTTGCTCCATCATCTTTACCAGTTTTTGTTATTCAGAAGTTGCAGGTCATTATTGAGAGGTTAAGTGCTAATAATAGACTTGAAAGCTGCCTTTCTACTTATATAGACATTCGTAGTTCAAATGCCAGAGCATGTTTAGAAGCTCTTGGTTTGGACTACCTCGAGATATCTATCTTTGAGTTCGATAATTTGCAGTACATGGAGAGTTCCCTAGATATGTGGAGCAAGCATTTAGAATATTCTGTGAAGAATCTGCTGGAGCTCGAGTATCAGCTGTGCAACGACGTATTCGAGAAGGTTGGATTGGATGTTTCAATGGATTGCTTTGCAAAGATTGCTATCCAGTCTGGATTTCTGGCTTTCATCCAATTTGGGAACACTGTCACAGAGAGTAAGAAAGATGCAGTCAAGCTCTTTAAACTATTGAAAATCTTCCATACTTTGAATGAACTGAGATTGGATTTCAACCGCCTATTTGGGGGAAAATCTTGCAATGAAATTCAAATCCCAACGAGGCAGCTCATCAAGAGGGTGATTGATG is a window from the Vitis riparia cultivar Riparia Gloire de Montpellier isolate 1030 chromosome 9, EGFV_Vit.rip_1.0, whole genome shotgun sequence genome containing:
- the LOC117921985 gene encoding exocyst complex component EXO70A1-like; protein product: MAEVDSFQNLLAARMLLKTSLEKSRSVASALEKTGPRLEEIKQSLPSLEAALRAQKCSLDALGGHISRAVGPATAVLKVFDAIHGLEKSLSSDPSSDLYGYLVVVKRLEEALRFLAENCGLAIRWLEDLVEFLKENAVIDDHRYLSNVTKSLKILRELQANEEGARLNGGLLSAAYDKLETEYRRLLRENGVPLPIISSASSIVAPSSLPVFVIQKLQVIIERLSANNRLESCLSTYIDIRSSNARACLEALGLDYLEISIFEFDNLQYMESSLDMWSKHLEYSVKNLLELEYQLCNDVFEKVGLDVSMDCFAKIAIQSGFLAFIQFGNTVTESKKDAVKLFKLLKIFHTLNELRLDFNRLFGGKSCNEIQIPTRQLIKRVIDGACEIFWELLPQVEVHRGTSPPSNGSVPSLVSFVIDYCNQLLQDDYRLTMIQVLEIHQNWKHQKFQEELLRKEVCNIVEAIRLNLDAWSKSYEDTPLSYIFLMNNHCHLYKALKGTSLGDLIGDFQLREHKKYRDYYASIYLRDSWGMLPGLLGHEDETLFSDGRAMACSLVKKKLKTFNEALDGTYKKQSNWVLANKNLRKRICQLVVDAIVPVYRSYIQKYGHFIEQDGIKNVKIYTEEGLVNMMSSMFQPKMGKCYSTNTRHSIDKKSEIVTSQFPSTTVVA